In one Oreochromis aureus strain Israel breed Guangdong linkage group 2, ZZ_aureus, whole genome shotgun sequence genomic region, the following are encoded:
- the LOC116333961 gene encoding caspase-3-like has product MADGDTQREGDVVDASLFKLWKQANAGKGKTKETNSSRPEASVSYRYKMDYPCIGTCLVINNKNFQPTTGMNTRDGTDVDAKNVENTFGKLGYKVKVHHDQTVAQMKKLMLDASKEDHKNNASFVCVLLSHGDEGVIYGTDGPERFDTLAKYFRGDCCAGLVGKPKLFFIQACRGTNLDDGVIETDSGGDEQTSEKIPVEADFLYAYSTAPGYYSWRNTTYGSWFILTLCEMLECYSRKLDLMQIMTRVNYGVSRYFESSSNLPGFARNKQIPCIVSMLTKDFYFPV; this is encoded by the exons GAAACAAGCAAATGCAGGAAAGGGTAAGACCAAGGAAACGAACAGCAGCAGACCAGAAGCCTCTGTCTCTTACCGCTACAAGATGGACTACCCATGCATCGGCACCTGTTTGGTTATCAACAACAAGAACTTCCAGCCAACAACAG GGATGAACACTCGTGATGGCACAGATGTTGATGCTAAAAATGTTGAGAACACCTTCGGTAAGCTGGGCTACAAGGTCAAAGTGCACCATGACCAGACTGTGGCGCAGATGAAGAAACTAATGCTAGATG CATCCAAGGAGGACCACAAGAACAATGCATCATTCGTGTGTGTGCTGCTTAGTCATGGAGATGAGGGCGTGATATACGGCACCGATGGCCCTGAAAGGTTCGATACCCTGGCGAAGTACTTCAGAGGAGACTGCTGTGCGGGTCTGGTGGGGAAGCCAAAGCTCTTCTTCATTCAG GCATGCCGTGGTACAAACCTGGATGATGGAGTCATTGAGACCGACAGTGGAGGAGACGAGCAGACGTCTGAGAAGATTCCTGTGGAGGCCGACTTCTTATACGCCTATTCCACCGCTCCAG GATACTACTCATGGAGAAACACAACCTACGGCTCCTGGTTCATACTGACGTTGTGTGAGATGTTGGAGTGCTACAGTCGGAAGCTGGATCTGATGCAGATCATGACACGAGTCAACTACGGTGTTTCACGCTACTTCGAGTCCTCCAGCAACCTGCCTGGATTTGCTCGCAATAAGCAGATCCCCTGTATCGTCTCTATGTTGACCAAAGACTTTTACTTCCCCGTCTAG